From the Cupriavidus necator N-1 genome, one window contains:
- a CDS encoding transglycosylase domain-containing protein, whose protein sequence is MSRRGWIFAGLAVALGGGAYVVYSFVASEVRNSHLQARLIGSLGQRLTFEIQPGASDSIRFPHSGPYDARMGYGRMPLFAQRLEQRGYVPAEQARMSPDMVRLIDEGLFTPYREKNQAGLLLRDCNGLTLAFERYPQRQYPDFGAVPPLLISALLYVENQGLLNPEYPNMNPALDWRRLSRAVLDQVIRLADKSHDAPGGSTLATQIEKYRHSPEGRTASIQEKFRQMASASLRAYLDGPDTQRARERIVVDYLNTVPLSAREGFGEINGIGDALWVWYGEDFGEVNRLLKDMDVRAPEPRQAQAFKRALSLIISQRRPSYHLRRDDTNLDALTGSYLRLLAANNIITPELRDAALAQPLDKATPPQRPPQEPFVTRKAVNRVRSDITRLTGVEGRYDMDRLDLTVDSTINREAQRIITETLQRVNNKADARAMGLYGHNLLRDNDDPSKLMTSFTLYERVGNASVVRVQADNIDQPFDINSGARLNLGSTAKLRTLVTYLEIISELNARYAGMSRDQLAAVRLARQDALSRWAVDYLMKARKPDERELMPMLEAAMERKYSGSAGEGFYTGGGLQSFTNFERWEGERIMTVRMGFQHSVNLVFIRMMRDIVRYEMFHAKPDMGDLFEDRNAPGRREYLERFADQEGSAYMTGFYQRYRGKDSAQRLDTLLGRVRMTIPHLNAVRMSVTLLSARPTLDEESYVRIMRARLGDKQLAKEDLPALYRKYGKDKFNLNDRGYLSRVHPLELWMVEYLDQHPNATLSEILRASTAERQEVYKWLFKTHSKAGQDNRIRTLLEQDAFAHIARRWQRLGYPFDSLTPSYASAIGASGDRPAALAELAGILMSGGMATQNAAVYSLAFADGTPYATRYVLQPAPGKRLLPEEVTAVVRRSMIDVVEGGTARSIRGAFTMPGRDGTTLTVAGKTGTGDQRFQVYGPGGRLISSRSVNRSATFVFTLGDRFFGTVVVNAREPYAARYSYTSALAVRVLRAIAPQISAMAPGGDRALLRCRDTSPGLRAPRTPTLTEAVPGAPLAQAQVVPRVSPAPANPASPVRAPDTPALADAQDAAGVRRASQPLRRTMP, encoded by the coding sequence AGCGGCTGGAGCAGCGCGGCTACGTGCCCGCCGAGCAGGCGCGCATGTCGCCCGACATGGTGCGGCTGATCGACGAAGGCCTGTTCACGCCCTACCGCGAGAAGAACCAGGCGGGCCTGCTGCTGCGCGACTGCAACGGGCTGACGCTGGCGTTCGAGCGTTATCCGCAGCGCCAGTACCCGGACTTCGGCGCGGTGCCGCCGCTGCTGATAAGCGCCTTGCTGTATGTCGAGAATCAGGGCCTGCTGAATCCGGAATACCCCAATATGAACCCGGCGCTGGACTGGCGCCGGCTGTCGCGCGCGGTGCTTGACCAGGTGATCCGGCTGGCCGACAAGTCGCATGACGCGCCCGGCGGCAGCACGCTGGCCACGCAGATCGAGAAATACCGGCACTCGCCCGAAGGCCGCACCGCGTCGATCCAGGAGAAATTCCGCCAGATGGCGTCGGCGTCGCTGCGCGCCTACCTGGACGGGCCCGACACCCAGCGTGCACGCGAGCGCATCGTGGTGGACTACCTGAACACCGTGCCGCTGTCGGCGCGCGAGGGCTTTGGCGAGATCAACGGCATCGGCGATGCGCTGTGGGTCTGGTACGGCGAGGATTTCGGCGAGGTCAACCGGCTGCTCAAGGACATGGACGTGCGCGCCCCTGAACCGCGCCAGGCGCAGGCCTTCAAGCGCGCGCTGTCGCTGATCATCTCGCAGCGCCGCCCGTCCTACCACCTGCGCCGCGACGATACCAACCTGGATGCGCTGACTGGCAGCTACCTGCGCCTGCTGGCGGCCAACAACATCATCACGCCCGAGCTGCGCGACGCGGCGCTGGCGCAGCCGCTGGACAAGGCCACGCCGCCGCAGCGCCCGCCGCAGGAGCCGTTTGTCACGCGCAAGGCCGTCAACCGCGTGCGCTCCGATATCACCCGGCTGACCGGGGTGGAGGGCCGCTACGACATGGACCGGCTCGACCTGACCGTGGACAGCACCATCAACCGCGAAGCGCAGCGCATCATCACCGAGACGCTGCAGCGCGTGAACAACAAGGCTGATGCGCGTGCCATGGGCCTGTACGGCCACAACCTGCTGCGCGACAACGACGACCCGTCGAAGCTGATGACCAGCTTCACGTTGTACGAGCGCGTGGGCAACGCCAGCGTGGTGCGCGTGCAGGCCGATAATATCGACCAGCCCTTCGATATCAACAGCGGCGCGCGCCTGAACCTGGGCTCCACGGCCAAGCTGCGCACGCTGGTGACCTACCTGGAGATCATCAGCGAACTGAACGCGCGCTACGCCGGCATGAGTCGCGACCAGCTGGCCGCCGTGCGTCTGGCGCGCCAGGATGCGCTTAGCCGCTGGGCGGTGGACTACCTGATGAAGGCGCGCAAGCCGGACGAGCGCGAGCTGATGCCGATGCTGGAGGCGGCGATGGAGCGCAAGTACTCCGGCAGTGCCGGCGAAGGCTTCTACACCGGCGGCGGCCTGCAGAGCTTCACCAATTTCGAGCGCTGGGAGGGTGAGCGCATCATGACCGTGCGCATGGGCTTCCAGCACTCGGTCAACCTGGTGTTCATCCGCATGATGCGCGACATCGTGCGCTATGAGATGTTCCATGCCAAGCCTGACATGGGCGACCTGTTCGAGGACCGCAACGCGCCCGGCCGGCGCGAGTACCTGGAACGCTTCGCCGACCAGGAAGGCAGCGCCTACATGACCGGTTTCTACCAGCGCTACCGCGGCAAGGATTCGGCGCAGCGCCTGGACACGCTGCTGGGCCGCGTGCGTATGACCATACCGCACCTGAATGCGGTGCGCATGTCGGTGACGTTGCTGAGTGCGCGGCCGACCCTGGATGAGGAAAGCTATGTGCGCATCATGCGCGCGCGCCTGGGCGACAAGCAGCTGGCCAAGGAAGACCTGCCGGCGCTGTACCGCAAGTACGGCAAGGACAAGTTCAACCTGAACGACCGTGGCTACCTGTCGCGGGTGCACCCGCTGGAGCTGTGGATGGTGGAGTACCTGGACCAGCACCCCAACGCCACGCTGTCGGAGATCCTGCGCGCCAGCACCGCCGAGCGCCAGGAAGTGTACAAGTGGCTGTTCAAGACGCACAGCAAGGCGGGCCAGGACAACCGCATCCGCACGCTGCTGGAGCAGGACGCCTTCGCGCACATTGCCCGGCGCTGGCAGCGGCTGGGCTATCCGTTCGATTCGCTGACGCCGTCCTATGCCAGCGCCATCGGCGCCTCGGGCGACCGCCCCGCCGCGCTGGCGGAACTGGCGGGCATCCTGATGTCAGGCGGGATGGCCACGCAGAACGCCGCGGTGTACAGCCTCGCCTTTGCCGATGGCACGCCCTATGCCACGCGCTACGTGCTGCAGCCGGCGCCGGGCAAGCGCCTGCTGCCGGAAGAAGTGACCGCGGTGGTGCGGCGCTCGATGATCGATGTGGTGGAAGGCGGCACCGCCAGGTCGATCCGGGGTGCCTTCACCATGCCGGGCCGCGATGGCACCACGCTGACGGTGGCGGGCAAGACCGGCACCGGCGATCAGCGGTTCCAGGTCTACGGGCCGGGCGGGCGGCTGATTTCATCGCGCTCGGTCAACCGCTCGGCGACCTTCGTGTTTACGCTCGGCGACCGCTTCTTCGGCACCGTGGTGGTCAATGCCAGGGAACCCTACGCGGCGCGCTACAGCTATACAAGCGCGCTGGCGGTCAGGGTGCTGCGCGCCATCGCGCCGCAGATCTCGGCGATGGCGCCAGGCGGCGACCGCGCACTGCTGCGTTGCCGCGATACGTCCCCAGGGCTGCGCGCCCCGCGCACGCCGACACTGACCGAGGCGGTGCCCGGCGCGCCGCTGGCCCAAGCACAGGTTGTGCCCAGGGTGTCGCCCGCGCCGGCCAATCCTGCCAGCCCGGTGCGCGCACCGGACACGCCGGCGCTGGCCGATGCGCAGGACGCCGCTGGCGTGCGCCGCGCCAGTCAGCCCTTGCGCCGGACCATGCCGTAG
- a CDS encoding PepSY-associated TM helix domain-containing protein has translation MTETQPASGQQRRAFWLKHLHQWHWISSAICLIGMLLFAITGFTLNHAAQIEARPAVETRHATMPTRVLDQVRAEAPAGDAQAREKKAPVPAVLADWLAQALDIDASGREAEWSADEIYVALPRPGGDAWVSLELDSGEAQYEKTTRGAISYLNDLHKGRNTGAAWSLFLDVFALACLVFSVTGLFLLKLHAAGRVGTWPLVGLGLVVPVLLAILLIH, from the coding sequence ATGACCGAAACCCAGCCGGCCTCCGGCCAGCAGCGCCGTGCCTTCTGGCTCAAGCATCTCCACCAGTGGCACTGGATCAGTTCCGCGATCTGCCTGATCGGGATGCTGCTGTTTGCCATCACCGGCTTCACGCTCAACCACGCCGCACAGATCGAGGCCAGGCCCGCGGTCGAGACCCGCCACGCCACCATGCCCACGCGCGTGCTCGACCAGGTGCGAGCCGAAGCGCCGGCGGGCGATGCCCAGGCGCGTGAAAAGAAGGCGCCGGTGCCGGCGGTGCTGGCCGACTGGCTGGCGCAGGCGCTGGACATCGACGCCAGCGGGCGCGAGGCCGAATGGTCCGCCGACGAGATCTACGTGGCGCTGCCGCGCCCGGGCGGCGACGCCTGGGTCAGCCTGGAACTCGACAGCGGCGAAGCCCAGTACGAGAAAACCACGCGCGGCGCCATCTCTTACCTGAACGACCTGCACAAGGGCCGCAACACCGGCGCTGCGTGGAGCCTGTTCCTGGATGTGTTCGCGCTGGCGTGCCTGGTCTTCAGCGTAACCGGCCTGTTCCTGCTCAAGCTGCATGCGGCCGGGCGCGTGGGGACCTGGCCGCTGGTGGGGCTGGGGCTGGTGGTGCCGGTGCTGCTGGCGATCCTGCTTATCCATTGA
- a CDS encoding DUF2271 domain-containing protein: MRRLLSVTLTGMAAVPLAGPALAADLSVKVDIPRLTVAEYHRPYVAMWVERADQSPVQTLAVWYDGKLKDGEGTKWLKDMRQWWRKAGRDLHMPADGVSGATRAPGEHSVSFSDGKAPLGKLPAGNYQLVVEAAREVGGRELLRVPFTWPPQAAQTARAKGEHELGGVTVELKP, encoded by the coding sequence ATGCGCCGACTGCTCTCCGTCACCCTGACCGGCATGGCCGCGGTTCCCCTGGCCGGCCCCGCGCTGGCCGCGGATCTCAGCGTCAAGGTCGACATCCCGCGCCTGACCGTGGCCGAGTACCACCGCCCCTACGTGGCGATGTGGGTCGAGCGCGCCGACCAGAGCCCGGTGCAGACCCTGGCGGTCTGGTACGACGGCAAGCTCAAGGACGGCGAAGGCACCAAGTGGCTCAAGGACATGCGCCAGTGGTGGCGCAAGGCCGGCCGCGACCTGCACATGCCGGCCGACGGCGTCTCCGGCGCCACGCGCGCGCCGGGCGAGCACAGCGTGAGCTTCAGCGACGGCAAGGCGCCGCTGGGCAAGCTGCCCGCGGGCAACTACCAGCTGGTGGTGGAAGCCGCGCGTGAAGTGGGCGGGCGCGAGCTGCTGCGCGTGCCGTTCACGTGGCCGCCGCAAGCCGCACAGACCGCCCGCGCCAAGGGCGAACACGAACTCGGCGGAGTGACCGTCGAACTGAAGCCGTAA
- a CDS encoding DUF4198 domain-containing protein, which yields MKPSLISAASSRMATRVAVLALAALAPLAAHAHRQWLLPSATVLSGSDPWVTVDAAVSNDLFYFEHVPMRLDNLQVTAPDGSAVKAENAATGKYRSTFDLHLTQPGTYRVAVVNNGLFASYKVDGQAKRWRGTAENFAREVPANAQDLQVTQAEGRIESFVTAGKPSDKGLRTVGRGLELAPITHPNDLVAGDTASFRLLLDGKPASNLKVSVVPGGIRYRDQLQEFSATTDADGKFSVKWPAAGMYWMEAEVKDDKTTFKQARSRRAVYAVTVEVLPQ from the coding sequence ATGAAACCTTCCCTTATTTCCGCCGCGTCTTCCCGCATGGCCACCCGCGTGGCCGTGCTCGCCCTGGCTGCCCTGGCCCCGCTGGCCGCGCACGCGCACCGCCAGTGGCTGCTGCCGTCGGCCACGGTGCTGTCCGGCAGCGATCCGTGGGTGACCGTGGATGCCGCAGTCTCCAACGACCTGTTCTACTTCGAGCACGTGCCGATGCGGCTCGACAACCTGCAGGTGACCGCGCCCGACGGCAGCGCCGTCAAGGCCGAGAACGCGGCCACCGGCAAGTACCGCAGCACCTTCGACCTGCACCTGACTCAGCCCGGCACGTACCGCGTGGCGGTGGTCAACAACGGCCTGTTCGCCAGCTACAAGGTCGACGGCCAGGCCAAGCGCTGGCGTGGCACCGCCGAGAACTTCGCCAGGGAAGTCCCGGCCAATGCGCAGGACCTGCAGGTCACCCAGGCCGAAGGCCGCATCGAATCCTTCGTCACCGCCGGCAAGCCCAGCGACAAGGGCCTGCGCACCGTCGGCCGCGGCCTGGAACTGGCGCCGATCACGCACCCGAACGACCTGGTCGCGGGCGACACCGCCAGCTTCCGCCTGCTGCTCGACGGCAAGCCCGCCAGCAACCTGAAGGTCTCGGTGGTGCCGGGCGGCATCCGTTACCGCGACCAGCTGCAGGAGTTCAGCGCCACCACCGACGCCGACGGCAAGTTCAGCGTCAAGTGGCCGGCCGCCGGCATGTACTGGATGGAAGCGGAGGTGAAGGACGACAAGACCACCTTCAAGCAGGCCAGGTCGCGCCGCGCCGTCTATGCGGTGACGGTGGAAGTGCTGCCGCAATAA
- a CDS encoding GlsB/YeaQ/YmgE family stress response membrane protein, with protein MMAFIGTVFVGLIVGLIARAVKPGDDKMGWIMTIVLGVLGSLAAGYVGRALGWYQPGQPAGWIASVIGAIVLLVIYGMVRRKG; from the coding sequence ATGATGGCATTCATCGGCACCGTGTTCGTTGGCCTTATCGTCGGCCTGATCGCCAGGGCGGTCAAACCCGGCGACGACAAGATGGGCTGGATCATGACCATCGTCCTGGGCGTGCTGGGCTCACTGGCTGCCGGCTACGTCGGCCGCGCCCTGGGCTGGTACCAGCCGGGCCAGCCGGCCGGCTGGATCGCGTCAGTGATTGGCGCGATCGTGCTGCTGGTGATCTACGGCATGGTCCGGCGCAAGGGCTGA
- a CDS encoding methyl-accepting chemotaxis protein, with protein sequence MLHNLSLKKKLLLPLVLSWVCLLGITLWNAWQIRTLRMEERRLDLAHVTDTAFSVVAEYEALAKAGKLTQDEARNQAIERVRAMRFGSDGYFTLMRSDTVVLMHPFKPEMNGKAMEGTKDPNGVYLFREIAEIGKGPGKGFIEYLWPKPGAEAPQPKLSYVANFRPWDWNFIAGLYLDDIEAAFRAELMKAFGILLGVGLLMSLVMVRVAASLQRQLGGEPAITAHIAGRIAEGDLGSQVEVRPGDEHSVLYAMQRMQARLTGAIGSIRGSADSIAGAAKQIAAGNADLSRRSEEQAASLQETAASMEQLTSTVRQSAENARQASHLAEGASDIAVRGGTIVSQVVDTMGEIKNASGKVVDIIGVIEGIAFQTNILALNAAVEAARAGDQGRGFAVVAGEVRTLAQRSATAAKEIKALIGNSAQRVDDGAVLVESAGKAMDEIVGAVKRVTDLMAEMRAATEEQTGGIEQVNQAVSQMDQMAQQNAALVEEAAAAAASLEDQADALHHAVGQFRLAQA encoded by the coding sequence ATGCTGCACAACCTGAGCCTGAAGAAGAAGCTGTTATTGCCGCTGGTGCTGAGCTGGGTCTGCCTGCTCGGCATCACGCTGTGGAACGCCTGGCAGATCCGCACGTTACGCATGGAAGAGCGGCGCCTGGACCTGGCCCACGTCACCGACACCGCGTTCTCGGTGGTGGCCGAGTACGAGGCGCTGGCCAAGGCCGGCAAGCTGACGCAGGACGAGGCCAGGAATCAGGCCATCGAGCGCGTGCGCGCGATGCGCTTCGGCAGCGATGGCTATTTCACGCTGATGCGCTCGGACACCGTGGTGCTGATGCACCCGTTCAAGCCGGAGATGAACGGCAAGGCCATGGAAGGCACCAAGGACCCCAACGGCGTCTACCTCTTCCGCGAAATCGCCGAAATCGGCAAAGGGCCTGGCAAGGGCTTTATCGAATACCTGTGGCCCAAGCCCGGCGCCGAGGCGCCGCAGCCCAAGCTGAGCTACGTGGCCAACTTCCGCCCGTGGGACTGGAACTTCATCGCGGGCCTGTACCTGGACGACATCGAGGCGGCGTTCCGCGCCGAGCTGATGAAGGCGTTTGGCATCCTGCTGGGAGTTGGCTTGCTGATGTCGCTGGTGATGGTGCGCGTGGCGGCCAGCCTGCAGCGCCAGTTGGGCGGCGAGCCCGCCATCACGGCGCACATCGCCGGCCGCATTGCCGAAGGCGACCTCGGCAGCCAGGTCGAGGTGCGCCCCGGCGACGAGCACAGCGTCCTCTATGCGATGCAGCGCATGCAGGCGCGCCTGACCGGCGCGATCGGCAGCATCCGCGGCTCGGCCGATTCGATCGCGGGCGCGGCCAAGCAGATCGCCGCGGGCAACGCCGACCTGTCGCGCCGCAGCGAAGAACAGGCCGCGTCGCTGCAGGAAACCGCCGCCAGCATGGAGCAGCTCACCAGCACCGTGCGCCAGAGCGCCGAGAACGCGCGCCAGGCCAGCCACCTGGCCGAAGGCGCGTCGGACATTGCGGTGCGCGGCGGCACCATCGTCAGCCAGGTGGTGGACACCATGGGCGAGATCAAGAACGCCTCGGGCAAGGTGGTTGACATCATCGGCGTGATCGAGGGCATTGCCTTCCAGACCAACATCCTCGCGCTCAATGCGGCCGTGGAAGCGGCGCGTGCCGGCGACCAGGGCCGCGGCTTCGCGGTGGTGGCCGGCGAGGTGCGCACGCTGGCGCAGCGCAGCGCCACCGCCGCCAAGGAGATCAAGGCGCTGATCGGCAACTCAGCGCAGCGCGTCGACGACGGCGCGGTGCTCGTGGAAAGCGCGGGCAAGGCGATGGACGAGATCGTCGGCGCGGTCAAGCGCGTGACCGACCTGATGGCCGAGATGCGCGCGGCCACCGAGGAGCAGACCGGCGGCATCGAGCAGGTCAACCAGGCGGTGTCGCAGATGGACCAGATGGCGCAGCAGAACGCCGCGCTGGTGGAAGAAGCCGCGGCCGCCGCGGCCTCGCTGGAAGACCAGGCGGATGCGCTGCATCACGCGGTCGGCCAGTTCCGGCTGGCGCAGGCCTGA